From Cecembia calidifontis, one genomic window encodes:
- the infC gene encoding translation initiation factor IF-3: protein MKGKTPLRPRQEEPYRVNDKIRAREVRVVGDYVEGGNAVLSLSQALKLAEENDLDLVEISPNANPPVCKVIDYAKFKYEQKKKQKEIKANASKTVVKEIRFGPNTDDHDFNFKLKHAINFLKEGAKVKAYVHFVGRSIVFKERGEMLLLRFAQELEEYAQVEQLPKLEGKRMFLFLAPKSSKK, encoded by the coding sequence TTGAAAGGAAAAACACCGTTAAGACCAAGACAGGAAGAACCTTACAGAGTAAATGACAAAATCAGAGCTAGAGAAGTAAGGGTAGTTGGAGATTATGTAGAGGGAGGCAATGCCGTACTTTCACTTTCTCAAGCCCTTAAATTAGCTGAGGAAAATGATCTTGATCTCGTAGAAATTTCTCCAAATGCCAATCCACCTGTCTGTAAGGTGATTGATTATGCTAAATTCAAGTACGAGCAGAAAAAGAAGCAGAAAGAAATCAAAGCAAATGCTTCCAAAACTGTGGTAAAGGAAATTAGGTTTGGTCCGAATACAGATGATCATGACTTTAACTTCAAGTTGAAGCATGCGATTAACTTCCTTAAGGAAGGCGCAAAAGTTAAGGCTTATGTGCATTTCGTAGGTAGGTCAATTGTATTCAAGGAGAGAGGTGAAATGTTGTTATTGAGATTTGCCCAGGAACTTGAGGAATATGCTCAGGTAGAACAGCTTCCTAAGCTGGAAGGAAAAAGGATGTTCTTATTTCTGGCACCTAAATCATCTAAGAAATAA
- a CDS encoding START-like domain-containing protein, producing MVKNKFVADYQINTSRKILFPYLSTASGLSEWFADNVTINEDKDYIFHYDGEEHYARIVAMRTNYHVKFDFFDPNNSEETDHSYIEFKIEENELTQTLFLKVIDYSDSYDDGELESIWENLVTHLKEIIGG from the coding sequence ATGGTAAAGAATAAGTTTGTCGCTGATTATCAAATCAATACTTCAAGGAAGATTTTATTCCCTTATTTAAGCACAGCAAGCGGACTATCCGAATGGTTTGCTGATAACGTAACCATCAATGAGGATAAGGATTATATCTTTCATTATGATGGGGAAGAACACTATGCCAGGATTGTGGCCATGAGGACCAATTACCATGTAAAATTTGATTTTTTTGATCCCAATAATTCGGAAGAGACAGATCATTCTTACATTGAATTCAAAATCGAAGAGAATGAGCTCACTCAGACACTTTTTCTAAAAGTAATTGATTACAGTGACTCTTATGATGATGGGGAATTGGAATCAATTTGGGAAAACTTGGTTACTCATCTGAAAGAAATCATAGGAGGTTAA
- a CDS encoding peptidoglycan DD-metalloendopeptidase family protein: protein MRFKLYSFIFTLVLCMGSFGVHAQNFPKIIKKPKQETTGNKPANNPLYRDIRLFDPQKYLQDITRETDSLLYKDYVNIKRRLSIVSEDTLSLIWAPTNQLVQVSEQILIDSIWVTAYEYFSSWDSKKINIYDFNPKDFKDTVYVKLYDTFFGTDWKLPLDQTQITSEFGFRRYRWHHGTDLKLKIGDPIYSTFDGIVRIRSYDRNGYGYYVVVRHKNGLETLYGHMSKILVDVGQEVKAGDVLGLGGSTGRSTGPHLHFEIRYQGLSINPTELFDFNVGKLKSDVYMITAASFDHVVKTQESVYHRVRSGETLSSIARRYGVRVSTITRLNGISTNSILRVGQRLRIR from the coding sequence ATGAGGTTTAAGCTTTATAGTTTTATATTCACACTTGTTTTGTGCATGGGTTCTTTTGGGGTCCATGCACAAAATTTTCCTAAGATTATCAAGAAACCCAAACAAGAAACCACCGGGAACAAACCTGCCAATAATCCTTTGTACAGGGATATAAGGCTTTTTGATCCCCAAAAATACTTGCAGGATATTACCCGGGAAACAGATTCCCTTTTATATAAAGATTATGTCAATATAAAAAGAAGGCTCAGTATAGTATCTGAGGATACGCTTTCTCTTATTTGGGCACCGACCAACCAATTGGTTCAAGTATCCGAGCAAATATTGATCGATAGTATTTGGGTGACTGCCTATGAATATTTTTCTTCCTGGGATAGTAAGAAAATTAATATTTATGATTTCAACCCTAAAGATTTTAAGGATACTGTTTATGTTAAGCTGTATGATACATTTTTTGGAACAGACTGGAAATTACCTTTGGACCAAACCCAGATAACTTCTGAATTTGGATTTAGAAGGTACAGATGGCACCATGGAACTGATTTGAAATTAAAAATAGGAGATCCTATTTACAGTACTTTTGATGGCATTGTCAGGATCAGGTCCTATGATAGAAATGGGTATGGTTATTATGTAGTTGTCAGGCACAAAAATGGCCTCGAAACACTCTATGGTCATATGTCCAAAATTCTTGTTGATGTAGGCCAGGAAGTAAAGGCAGGTGATGTGCTAGGTTTGGGAGGAAGTACAGGGAGAAGTACGGGGCCCCATCTGCATTTTGAAATCCGATATCAAGGCTTGTCCATTAATCCGACCGAATTGTTTGATTTTAATGTCGGTAAGCTTAAATCTGATGTTTATATGATTACAGCTGCAAGTTTCGATCATGTAGTTAAAACTCAGGAATCAGTTTATCACAGGGTAAGGAGCGGAGAAACACTCAGTAGTATTGCAAGGCGTTATGGGGTAAGGGTCAGTACAATTACAAGATTGAATGGCATATCTACAAATAGTATTTTGAGGGTAGGTCAAAGGTTAAGGATTAGATAA
- a CDS encoding GIY-YIG nuclease family protein gives MFCVYVLYSFSANKLYTGMTTDLITRFRFHNSKSTKGFFTTFVI, from the coding sequence ATGTTCTGTGTTTACGTACTCTATTCTTTTTCCGCAAACAAACTCTACACCGGCATGACAACCGACCTTATTACCAGATTCAGGTTCCACAATTCAAAATCCACCAAGGGATTTTTCACCACATTTGTAATATAA
- the rpmI gene encoding 50S ribosomal protein L35 — protein sequence MPKVKTKSSAKKRFKLTGTGKIRRKHAYKSHILTKKSTKRKRNLTQMGMVHESDEGRVKAMLRIG from the coding sequence ATGCCAAAAGTAAAAACAAAATCAAGTGCAAAGAAAAGGTTCAAGTTGACTGGAACCGGAAAAATCAGAAGGAAGCATGCTTATAAAAGCCACATCCTGACCAAAAAATCAACCAAGAGAAAGAGAAATCTAACTCAAATGGGTATGGTACATGAGTCAGATGAGGGAAGAGTAAAAGCAATGTTGAGAATCGGATAA
- a CDS encoding LptF/LptG family permease — protein MKKLDKLILGSFIGPFFLTFVVVDFILLTVNMLKYFDEIFGKGLGFMIYMELISYFVISISPMALPLAVLLSSLMTFGNLGEHFELTAIKASGISLLRALRPIGIFVVVLTILAYLSNNYLVPKVNLKTFSLLYDIRMKSPALDIKEGVFYAGIPNYSIKVNQKLDDVRLKDIIIYDHSEGQGNTNVILADSGRMESFMNDRYMRLVLFNGVSYKESRSSRGINEKPVDFSRTNFSQNEMIFNLESFQLNRTPEDLWSTNRSIMNIAQLRQGLDSIAGEVNSIIYYNYATIESSYSFFGRNQKIKPPRDISEKKARYDSLRSVRIREREANKLVSPKITATTSAIDSVQLIEIPGSGTDSVVTDIVDAAVDETSNKGVAVQIDQKVSGSEKLLEAKISRVKSAQQPRQQENGQQVISVDTVKQAPKAQATLTEFTPEMRAKLDSIIDQFNYKSRGATVAMNNARSIKNNFSSKLAQIDNLEREYRRFQIAWYQKYTTAFACIVMFLIGAPLGAIIKKGGLGMPVLVSIIFFIIYYMLTITGEKWAKEGITDPLFGTWFSNIVLLPIGFFFLKQARRDARLFEADMYLEFFKKLRKRFQTKFSKT, from the coding sequence ATGAAAAAACTTGATAAGCTTATATTAGGGTCTTTTATAGGGCCCTTCTTTTTGACCTTTGTGGTAGTAGATTTTATCTTACTTACCGTCAATATGCTCAAATATTTCGATGAAATATTTGGGAAGGGTTTGGGCTTTATGATCTATATGGAACTGATTTCCTATTTTGTGATCAGTATTTCCCCCATGGCTTTGCCACTTGCTGTCCTTCTTTCTTCGTTGATGACTTTTGGGAATTTGGGAGAGCATTTTGAGCTTACAGCCATAAAAGCAAGTGGCATTTCCCTTCTTCGGGCCCTTCGTCCAATCGGGATTTTTGTGGTTGTTTTAACCATTTTGGCCTATTTGTCCAATAATTATCTGGTTCCAAAGGTAAACCTTAAAACTTTTAGCCTTCTCTATGATATCCGGATGAAATCACCAGCTTTGGATATCAAAGAAGGTGTTTTTTATGCTGGGATTCCTAATTATAGTATTAAGGTTAATCAAAAATTGGATGATGTAAGGCTTAAAGACATTATCATTTACGATCATTCAGAAGGGCAGGGAAATACAAATGTTATCCTAGCTGACTCAGGAAGAATGGAGTCATTTATGAATGACAGGTATATGAGGCTTGTGCTTTTTAATGGTGTATCTTACAAAGAATCAAGAAGTTCTAGGGGGATAAATGAAAAGCCCGTGGATTTTAGCAGGACTAATTTTTCCCAAAATGAAATGATATTCAACTTAGAGTCATTTCAGCTCAACAGGACGCCGGAAGATTTATGGTCAACAAACAGGTCCATCATGAATATTGCGCAACTCAGACAGGGACTTGATTCTATCGCTGGGGAAGTGAACAGTATCATTTATTATAATTACGCCACAATAGAATCTTCCTACTCTTTTTTTGGGAGAAATCAAAAAATTAAGCCACCAAGGGATATTTCAGAGAAAAAAGCCCGCTATGATTCCCTCAGATCAGTCAGGATTCGGGAAAGAGAGGCCAATAAGCTTGTAAGTCCTAAAATTACCGCAACAACTTCCGCAATAGACTCTGTTCAATTGATAGAAATACCAGGCTCAGGAACTGACTCTGTTGTGACGGACATTGTGGATGCTGCTGTTGATGAGACTTCAAACAAGGGTGTTGCTGTTCAAATTGATCAAAAAGTCAGTGGGTCAGAAAAATTGTTAGAGGCAAAAATAAGCAGGGTAAAGTCGGCCCAACAACCAAGACAGCAAGAGAATGGTCAACAGGTGATTTCTGTTGACACCGTCAAACAAGCCCCAAAAGCACAGGCCACACTAACTGAATTTACCCCAGAGATGAGGGCAAAATTGGATTCCATTATTGATCAGTTTAATTACAAGTCAAGGGGTGCCACTGTGGCAATGAACAATGCCAGGTCTATTAAGAATAACTTTAGCAGCAAATTGGCCCAAATTGATAATTTGGAAAGGGAATACAGAAGATTTCAGATAGCCTGGTACCAAAAATATACTACAGCTTTTGCATGTATTGTTATGTTTTTGATCGGAGCACCCTTAGGAGCAATTATCAAAAAAGGAGGCTTAGGTATGCCCGTTTTGGTATCCATTATATTTTTCATTATTTACTATATGTTGACCATCACAGGCGAAAAATGGGCAAAGGAAGGGATAACGGATCCTTTATTTGGCACATGGTTTTCAAATATTGTCCTTTTGCCTATAGGCTTTTTCTTTTTGAAGCAGGCAAGAAGGGATGCTAGGTTGTTTGAAGCGGATATGTACTTGGAATTTTTCAAAAAACTCCGAAAGCGTTTCCAAACAAAATTTTCTAAAACTTGA
- a CDS encoding sigma-70 family RNA polymerase sigma factor, translated as MRQLKISKQITNRESQSLDKYLQEIGKVDLLTADEEVILAKRIREGDQLALEKLTKANLRFVVSVAKQYQNQGLSLGDLINEGNLGLIKAAQRFDETRGFKFISYAVWWIRQSILQALAEQSRIVRLPLNRVGSLNKISKTFSELEQKFEREPSPEELAEVLEVTAGEVVDTMKISGRHVSMDAPFVQGEENSLLDVLENDGDEKPDDGLMTDSLRKEVQRALSTLTSREADVITLYFGLNGEHAMTLEEIGEKFNLTRERVRQIKEKAIRRLRHTSRSKTLKPYLG; from the coding sequence ATGAGGCAGCTAAAAATTAGCAAACAGATTACCAATAGGGAGAGTCAGTCCCTTGATAAATATCTTCAGGAAATCGGTAAGGTGGATCTCCTTACCGCTGATGAGGAAGTTATTTTAGCCAAAAGAATCCGTGAAGGGGATCAGTTGGCGCTGGAAAAGCTGACAAAGGCCAATCTTAGATTCGTGGTTTCTGTTGCCAAGCAGTACCAAAATCAAGGTCTTTCCCTAGGTGATTTGATCAATGAAGGGAACTTGGGTCTGATTAAAGCAGCTCAAAGATTTGATGAGACCAGAGGTTTCAAGTTCATTTCTTATGCTGTTTGGTGGATCAGACAGTCTATTCTTCAGGCTTTGGCAGAACAATCCAGAATTGTGCGTTTGCCATTGAACAGAGTGGGGTCCCTTAATAAAATCAGTAAAACCTTCAGTGAACTGGAGCAAAAATTCGAAAGAGAACCATCTCCTGAAGAATTGGCAGAAGTATTGGAAGTTACTGCTGGTGAAGTAGTGGATACCATGAAAATTTCAGGTAGGCATGTTTCCATGGATGCTCCTTTTGTTCAGGGAGAGGAAAACAGTCTTTTGGATGTGCTGGAAAATGATGGAGACGAAAAGCCGGATGATGGCTTGATGACCGACTCCTTAAGAAAAGAAGTCCAAAGGGCGCTATCCACACTGACCTCAAGAGAAGCGGATGTCATAACCTTATATTTTGGTCTGAACGGTGAACATGCCATGACCTTAGAGGAAATTGGTGAAAAATTTAACCTGACCCGAGAAAGGGTGAGACAAATTAAAGAGAAAGCAATCAGAAGGTTAAGACACACATCTAGAAGCAAGACTTTAAAACCATATTTGGGGTAA
- the trxB gene encoding thioredoxin-disulfide reductase, with protein MASEIEKVKVLIIGSGPAGYTAAIYASRAGLNPVLYTGGQPGGQLTITTDVENYPGYPNGIMGPEMMEDFRKQAERFGTQVRYGVVTKVDFSAHPHKVFVDDQVEIHADTVIISTGASAKWLGLESEERLNGKGVSACAVCDGFFFRGQEVAIVGAGDTACEEASYLANICSKVYMLVRRDEMRASQIMQKRVMNNPKIEILWNTETQEILGKDEVEAVRVYNNKTKETKEIKVSGFFVAIGHEPNTAIFKGIIDMDENGYIKTVPGSTRTNVEGVFACGDAQDHIYRQAVTAAGTGCMAALDAERYLAAKEMV; from the coding sequence ATGGCTTCTGAAATAGAAAAAGTGAAGGTTTTGATCATTGGTTCAGGCCCGGCGGGTTATACTGCTGCTATTTATGCATCAAGGGCTGGACTTAATCCTGTATTATACACTGGTGGACAGCCAGGAGGACAGTTGACAATCACTACTGATGTAGAGAATTATCCTGGATATCCAAATGGCATCATGGGGCCTGAGATGATGGAGGATTTCAGGAAACAAGCAGAAAGATTCGGTACTCAGGTAAGGTATGGAGTAGTCACAAAAGTTGATTTTTCGGCTCATCCTCATAAGGTATTTGTAGATGATCAAGTAGAAATACATGCAGATACCGTCATTATTTCCACTGGTGCCTCTGCCAAATGGCTAGGCTTGGAAAGTGAAGAAAGACTTAATGGAAAGGGTGTTTCTGCCTGCGCAGTCTGTGATGGTTTCTTTTTCAGGGGACAGGAAGTTGCAATAGTTGGGGCAGGAGATACTGCTTGTGAAGAAGCTTCTTATTTGGCCAATATCTGTTCTAAGGTATACATGCTTGTAAGAAGGGATGAAATGAGGGCCTCCCAAATCATGCAAAAGAGAGTAATGAACAATCCAAAAATTGAAATCCTCTGGAATACAGAAACACAGGAGATATTGGGTAAAGATGAAGTCGAAGCAGTCCGTGTTTACAATAATAAAACAAAAGAAACCAAGGAAATAAAGGTAAGTGGTTTTTTTGTAGCCATTGGCCATGAACCAAATACTGCCATTTTCAAAGGCATCATAGATATGGATGAAAATGGCTATATTAAGACCGTCCCTGGATCAACAAGGACAAATGTAGAAGGTGTTTTTGCCTGTGGAGATGCTCAAGATCATATCTACAGACAAGCTGTCACGGCTGCAGGAACAGGCTGTATGGCAGCACTGGATGCGGAAAGGTATCTTGCAGCCAAGGAAATGGTTTAA
- the rplT gene encoding 50S ribosomal protein L20 has product MPRSVNAVASRARRKKILKATKGYFGRGKNVWTVAKNKYEKGLQYAYRDRKAKKREFRALWIQRINAGARQYGISYSQFMGMLKKADIELNRKVLADLAMNHPEAFKAVVEKVK; this is encoded by the coding sequence ATGCCAAGATCAGTAAATGCAGTTGCTTCAAGAGCAAGAAGAAAAAAAATCCTTAAAGCAACAAAAGGCTACTTCGGAAGAGGTAAAAACGTTTGGACAGTAGCCAAAAACAAATACGAAAAAGGTTTACAGTACGCTTACAGAGACAGAAAGGCGAAGAAAAGAGAATTCAGAGCCCTTTGGATCCAGCGTATCAATGCAGGTGCCAGACAATATGGTATCTCTTATTCACAATTTATGGGAATGTTGAAAAAAGCTGACATCGAATTGAACAGAAAAGTTCTTGCTGATTTGGCTATGAATCATCCCGAGGCATTCAAAGCTGTAGTTGAAAAAGTAAAGTAA
- the rpsO gene encoding 30S ribosomal protein S15 → MYLTSEKKAELFKNHGRLKSETDTGSPESQIALFTFRIQHLTEHLKSNKKDHRSRLSLMKLVGKRRRLLNYLVKNDIERYRAVIAELGIRK, encoded by the coding sequence ATGTATTTAACCTCAGAGAAAAAAGCAGAGTTGTTCAAAAATCATGGCAGGTTAAAATCTGAAACTGATACAGGTTCACCGGAATCTCAGATTGCGTTGTTCACTTTCAGGATTCAGCATTTGACTGAGCACTTGAAGTCCAACAAAAAAGATCACAGATCCAGACTAAGTTTGATGAAACTTGTCGGAAAAAGAAGAAGATTGCTCAACTATCTTGTTAAAAATGATATTGAAAGATACAGAGCTGTGATTGCAGAACTCGGAATACGTAAATAA
- the pnp gene encoding polyribonucleotide nucleotidyltransferase, which translates to MLPNLITKSIHLADGREITIETGALAKQADGSVVVRMGKAMLLATVVAKKEVLEGVDFLPLSVDYQEKFAASGKIPGGFLKREGRLSDYEILISRLVDRAIRPIFPDDYHADTQVNITLMSADSEVLPDCLAGLAASAALAVSDIPFNGPISEVRVAKINGELKINPTPAELEHATLEFIVAGSLEYILMVEGEASEISEDEMVEALQFAHEEIKKHCLVQKELTIAVGKEKKREYVHEKSDPALFEKMHAELYQKCYETVSLQIANKAERSERIKAIKDAFVESLGEEHGFEASLIGPYFAKIHKEAARNLTLNLKKRLDGRNLDEIRPIWSVVDYLPSAHGSAIFTRGETQSITTCTLGTKLDEQLIDGAVISGFSKFFLHYNFPGFSTGEVKPNRGPGRREVGHGNLAMRALKKVMPHDDENPYTIRVVSDILESNGSSSMATVCAGSLALMDAGVPIKAPVTGIAMGMISDAKTGKYAILSDILGDEDHLGDMDFKVTGTSKGITACQMDLKVEGLDYSVLKEALYQAKEGRLHILNEITKTLAAPRPDLKPHAPRSFNMTIPKELIGAVIGPGGKVIQEIQKDTGATIVIEEKDNMGKINIFANNQDSMNGAISRIKAIVAQPEIGEVYTGKVKNIMPFGAFVEFMPGKDGLLHISEIKWERLENMEGVLEPGEEIMVKLIDVDKKTGKFKLSRKVLLPKPEKSDKKD; encoded by the coding sequence ATGTTACCTAATTTGATTACCAAGTCCATTCACTTAGCGGATGGAAGAGAAATTACAATTGAGACTGGTGCCTTAGCCAAACAAGCTGACGGTTCAGTTGTAGTAAGAATGGGGAAAGCTATGCTTTTGGCAACTGTAGTTGCAAAAAAGGAAGTATTGGAAGGCGTAGATTTTCTGCCTCTTTCAGTAGATTACCAAGAAAAGTTTGCTGCATCGGGAAAAATCCCAGGTGGATTTTTGAAAAGAGAAGGCAGACTTTCTGATTATGAAATTTTGATCAGCCGTTTGGTGGATAGAGCCATCAGGCCCATCTTCCCGGATGATTACCATGCAGATACGCAAGTAAATATTACTTTGATGTCTGCAGATTCAGAAGTTTTACCTGATTGTTTGGCTGGTTTGGCTGCATCCGCAGCGTTGGCGGTTTCTGATATCCCTTTCAATGGACCTATTTCCGAAGTGAGGGTAGCAAAAATCAATGGTGAACTTAAAATCAACCCAACACCGGCAGAATTGGAGCACGCAACACTCGAATTTATTGTTGCAGGTTCTTTGGAATATATCCTTATGGTAGAAGGTGAGGCCAGCGAAATATCTGAAGATGAGATGGTTGAAGCGCTTCAGTTCGCCCATGAGGAAATCAAAAAACATTGCTTGGTACAAAAAGAGCTTACCATTGCGGTGGGAAAAGAGAAGAAGAGGGAGTATGTACATGAAAAATCGGACCCGGCACTTTTCGAAAAAATGCATGCTGAGCTGTATCAAAAATGTTATGAAACTGTTAGCCTTCAAATTGCAAACAAAGCTGAAAGATCGGAACGCATCAAAGCCATAAAAGATGCATTTGTCGAAAGCCTTGGCGAAGAGCACGGATTTGAAGCATCGTTGATAGGTCCTTATTTTGCCAAGATCCACAAGGAAGCAGCAAGAAATCTTACATTAAACTTAAAGAAAAGACTGGATGGCAGAAATCTGGATGAAATCAGACCTATTTGGTCTGTGGTAGATTATCTTCCTTCAGCCCATGGTTCTGCTATTTTTACCAGGGGAGAAACGCAATCTATAACAACTTGTACCCTAGGGACCAAGTTGGATGAGCAATTAATAGACGGTGCGGTAATTTCTGGGTTCAGCAAATTTTTTCTTCATTATAATTTCCCAGGATTTTCTACAGGGGAGGTAAAACCCAACAGAGGTCCTGGACGTAGAGAAGTAGGTCACGGAAACCTCGCCATGAGGGCTCTAAAAAAAGTAATGCCCCATGATGATGAAAACCCTTATACCATTAGGGTAGTTTCTGATATACTGGAATCTAATGGATCTTCTTCCATGGCTACCGTTTGTGCGGGTTCTCTCGCCCTTATGGACGCAGGGGTCCCCATCAAAGCACCTGTAACCGGTATTGCTATGGGGATGATCTCCGATGCCAAAACAGGTAAGTACGCCATCCTTTCTGATATATTGGGTGACGAAGACCATCTTGGCGATATGGATTTCAAGGTAACCGGCACATCCAAAGGAATTACTGCCTGCCAAATGGACCTGAAAGTGGAAGGTTTGGATTATAGTGTGTTGAAAGAAGCCCTGTACCAGGCCAAAGAAGGCAGGTTACATATCTTGAATGAAATCACCAAGACGCTTGCTGCACCAAGACCAGACCTTAAACCTCATGCACCAAGATCCTTTAACATGACAATTCCAAAAGAATTGATCGGTGCGGTAATTGGTCCAGGTGGTAAAGTGATTCAGGAAATTCAGAAAGATACCGGTGCTACCATTGTTATTGAAGAAAAAGATAACATGGGCAAGATCAATATATTCGCCAATAACCAGGATTCTATGAACGGTGCCATCTCCAGGATCAAAGCTATTGTAGCGCAACCAGAAATAGGCGAGGTGTATACCGGAAAAGTGAAAAACATTATGCCTTTTGGTGCGTTTGTAGAATTTATGCCGGGTAAGGATGGATTGCTTCACATTTCAGAAATCAAGTGGGAAAGACTTGAAAATATGGAAGGGGTTTTGGAGCCAGGAGAAGAAATCATGGTTAAATTGATAGATGTCGATAAAAAGACGGGTAAATTCAAACTTTCAAGAAAGGTTTTGTTGCCTAAACCAGAAAAATCAGATAAAAAAGATTAA